Proteins found in one Anopheles aquasalis chromosome 3, idAnoAquaMG_Q_19, whole genome shotgun sequence genomic segment:
- the LOC126578212 gene encoding 40S ribosomal protein S4, which yields MARGPKKHLKRLNAPRGWMLDKTGGTFAPRPSTGPHKLRESLPLVIFLRNRLKYALTNTEVTKIVMQRHIKIDGKVRTDPNYPAGFMDVINIEKTGENFRLIYDVKGRFTVHRITPEEAKYKLLKVKRVQIGPKKVPFLLTHDGRTIRYPDPQIHQNDSIQYDIATGKVMEVLKFEPGNLCMITGGRNLGRCGTVMQREKHPGSFEIVHVKDSTGHTFATRLSNVFIIGKGTKAFISLPKGKGVKLSISEERDRRLANKAAH from the exons ATG GCGCGCGGACCGAAGAAACATTTGAAACGTTTGAATGCTCCACGAGGATGGATGTTGGACAAGACCGGTGGCACCTTCGCCCCGCGTCCGTCCACCGGCCCACACAAGCTGCGTGAatcgctgccgctggtgaTCTTCCTGCGTAACCGCCTGAAGTACGCGCTCACCAACACCGAGGTGACGAAGATTGTGATGCAGCGTCACATCAAGATCGACGGCAAGGTCCGCACCGATCCCAACTACCCGGCAGGCTTCATGG ATGTGATCAACATCGAGAAGACCGGTGAGAACTTCCGTCTGATCTACGACGTCAAGGGCCGCTTCACGGTGCACCGCATCACGCCGGAGGAGGCTAAGTACAagctgctgaaggtgaagCGCGTCCAGATTGGACCGAAGAAGGTGCCGTTCCTGCTGACGCACGATGGTCGCACCATCCGCTACCCGGATCCGCAAATCCACCAGAACGACTCGATCCAGTACGATATCGCCACTGGTAAGGTGATGGAGGTGCTGAAGTTCGAACCCGGCAACCTGTGCATGATTACCGGCGGAAGAAATTTGGGTCGTTGCGGTACGGTGATGCAGCGCGAGAAGCATCCGGGATCGTTCGAGATCGTGCACGTGAAGGACTCGACTGGCCATACCTTCGCCACCCGTCTCTCCAACGTGTTCATCATCGGAAAAGGCACGAAGGCTTTCATCTCGCTGCCGAAGGGCAAGGGTGTGAAGCTGTCCATTTCCGAGGAGCGCGACCGTCGGTTGGCCAACAAGGCGGCCCATTAa
- the LOC126578203 gene encoding serine/arginine repetitive matrix protein 1: MMFTGTNQQQDSRFSDKEKKLLKQMKFSDNLNKRVDMSKVKLDVLRPWISQKITDMLNIEDDVIVEFVYNQLEEEKFPCPKKMQINLTGFLNGKNARVFMEDLWSLLLSAQESEAGIPAEFIQQKKDEILKREEEARLQQEEGGRGGRRSRSRTRDKEDAAGTGTAPSGGGAGGKSKPKNTVRQMYKPEPEDYVDEEEKMIEEFIEADVPKEPKKPPAVAPVPTEGAVKSSDPGKAVASAEKNSRDHSAVARRKSVDRGKSGERQDRIRRKSRDRSRSRNDRRGGSRDRRASSRDRRSSRDRRRSRSGGRRSPVDRARKRGSRSPRDRRGNDRDGRRRSRSSSLSKKENSKNGNGNSAALSKLQSKLMNMAEGKKGQGKKESPSHSSAGSRSRSRSGSAKPNNRKKPSISRSRSGSKPRKTVKGRPGSRSHSSNDSSDSSSSSSDDEPKTKGPGSGGAKKRNGRSSRSRSHSRPNRRDTSRSGSSRSPSRGRKGSDDFEIQKKENSVQKKRHYRSNKDSSDSEAAEAHPAKGAARRRPTDTENNADRRKPMGGRGGGRDRRSVSRGRGREDGPRGGRNVRSRSRSRSRNRSRSPRRARSRSPGRPTGRGNVRDGNFNRHRSPPSRGGGGGGGPGRGQDNRDRDRDRDREQRDRERERDRDRSGGGNAPTQRFGGGGPSSPSRGRRPNSRERDRMQNERERRSGDGGRPRDAANAPKWRRSAERGEQQQRGHQQMGPPVSNRYDERDHRNNREATGNRSSTGGQERDSVEQQDRLNRSGSGSVRGGRKASESPAGSTGSQRQSASRSSNTRESNDRLAEDAATERRQRSSTEQGSAERADERRAAGARKQPQPATATTIAPSEAKKPNDQTASKETPSVGNKRGTAAVAPNENKKEPKSSAGSTRSARYSSSLSRTPSPFLKPHEREASAIATSGSGQREEKTNASASAANAATIAAGSKRSQKQPKAASTKQESAASSDSEDEDDDDDSSGSESEDSRKAKKKLVRKDEDDRRQREAAAKLAAATARKTEKLKKRKADAKKQQQQRPTSKRRSSSSSSSSSEEEDDDRNAKEGKSSDESDDSDRRKSKSKDRRPPKKAPRKEDTSKTGTTTVEDHRSKLSTATATSTKESEAPARKVHRDSGSSSLAAESQPGKKRKHTTTTVEVDEGKAKQKESSSQQLSLKAKSTASNSASSGAKPVAAGSTGALAEPESSSSSDSTERHRKKRRKEKKRPRDASEEGSSSDSESGSRRKKHKKHRKHSKKHKKHKKHKKSSKAGGGGGSSSKYRGGSSSSSSDDEEEMAREGKKRGQTQSAQATTATLGGPAINDDLERQLRERALKSMKKQQSSTSD; the protein is encoded by the exons ATGATGTTCACG GGcacgaaccagcagcaggactcCCGGTTCTCGGacaaggagaagaagctgctgaagcAAATGAAGTTCAGCGACAACCTGAACAAGCGCGTCGACATGTCGAAGGTGAAGCTGGACGTGCTGCGACCATGGATTAGCCAGAAGATCACCGACATGCTCAACATCGAGGACGACGTGATCGTCGAGTTTGTGTACAACcagctggaggaggaaaaattcCCCTGCCCCAAAAAGATGCAGATCAACCTGACCGGCTTTCTCAACGGCAAGAATGCGCGCGTGTTCATGGAGGACCTGTggtcactgctgctgtcggcaCAGGAATCGGAAGCCGGCATACCGGCCGAGTTCATACAGCAAAAGAAGGATGAAATTCTGAAGCGCGAAGAGGAAGCTCGTCTGCAGCAAGAGGaaggtggccgtggtggtcgtCGCTCGAGAAGCCGCACCCGGGACAAGGAGGATGCTGCCGGAACTGGCACTGctcccagtggtggtggtgctggtggtaaaTCAAAACCGAAGAACACCGTGCGCCAGATGtacaaaccggaaccggaggacTACGTtgacgaggaggaaaagatGATCGAGGAGTTCATCGAGGCGGACGTGCCGAAAGAGCCGAAAAAACCGCCCGCAGTCGCTCCCGTACCCACGGAAGGCGCTGTAAAGAGCAGCGACCCCGGCAAGGCTGTGGCATCGGCAGAGAAGAACTCGCGCGATCATTCGGCGGTGGCACGGCGGAAATCTGTGGATCGTGGGAAATCCGGCGAGCGGCAGGATCGGATCCGAAGAAAATCCCGCGATCGGTCACGCTCTAGAAATGACCGGAGAGGTGGCTCACGAGATCGGCGTGCTTCGTCCCGGGACCGTCGCTCTTCGCGCGATCGCAGACGCTCTAGATCGGGCGGTCGTCGATCGCCTGTTGATCGTGCGCGTAAACGTGGTAGCCGATCGCCACGGGATCGACGGGGCAATGATCGcgacggtcgtcgtcggtcacGCAGCAGCTCTCTGTCCAAGAAAGAGAACAGTAAGAACG GGAACGGCAATTCGGCCGCTCTGTCGAAACTGCAATCCAAACTCATGAACATGGCCGAGGGGAAGAAGGGTCAGGGTAAGAAGGAAAGCCCTAGCCACTCGTCGGCCGGTTCTCGATCTCGTAGTCGGTCCGGATCTGCGAAGCCGAACAATCGcaaaaaaccatcaatcagTCGTTCGCGATCGGGATCGAAACCAAG AAAAACGGTTAAAGGACGTCCCGGAAGTCGATCTCACAGTTCGAACGATTCTTCTGATTCCTCCTCGTCCAGTAGCGACGATGAGCCGAAGACGAAGGGGCCCGGTAGCGGCGGTGCAAAGAAACGCAATGGACGGAGCAGCCGTAGCCGGAGCCACAGTCGACCGAACCGGCGAGATACATCACGATCCGGGAGCAGCCGTTCACCTTCGAGGGGACGTAAAGGATCGGACGATTTCGAGAtccagaaaaaagaaaacagcgTCCAAAAGAAGCGTCACTATCGCTCGAACAAAGATTCATCGGATTCGGAAGCGGCCGAGGCACATCCCGCCAAAGGAGCGGCACGCCGTCGACCAACCGATACAGAAAATAATGCAGATCGACGAAAACCGATGGGTGGAAGGGGTGGAGGTCGTGACCGACGTTCTGTTTCCCGTGGACGTGGCCGGGAAGATGGTCCACGCGGAGGGCGTAATGTGCGATCACGATCTCGTTCCCGCTCACGCAACCGTTCTCGGTCACCGAGGCGAGCTCGCTCGCGATCTCCAGGCCGTCCAACTGGTCGTGGGAATGTTCG TGATGGCAACTTCAATCGTCATCGTTCGCCTCcgtctcgtggtggtggtggtggtggcggtccaGGTCGGGGACAAGATAATCGAGACCGCGACCGTGACAGGGACCGTGAacagcgcgatcgcgaacgggaGCGAGATCGCGACAgatccggtggtggtaatgcACCAACACAGCGtttcggaggaggagggccTTCGAGCCCATCGCGTGGACGTCGTCCAAACTCACGGGAGCGGGATCGTATGCAGAATGAACGAGAACGACGTTCTGGCGATGGAGGCCGTCCTCGTGATGCGGCGAATGCACCGAAGTGGCGCCGTTCCGCCGAACGtggtgaacagcagcagcggggccACCAGCAGATGGGACCGCCGGTGTCGAACCGGTACGACGAGCGTGATCATCGCAACAATCGTGAGGCTACCGGCAACCGTTCCTCAACCGGTGGACAGGAGCGCGACAGTGTGGAGCAGCAGGACCGTTTGAATCGCAGCGGTAGTGGATCGGTACGGGGTGGACGCAAAGCCTCCGAAAGCCCGGCCGGATCCACCGGTAGCCAGCGCCAGTCAGCTTCCAGAAGCTCTAATACACGCGAATCGAACGACAGGCTGGCCGAGGATGCTGCAACCGAACGGCGGCAACGCAGCTCAACGGAGCAAGGGTCGGCCGAGAGGGCTGATGAACGCCGTGCCGCAGGTGCACGCAagcaaccacaaccagcaacagcaaccacaatcGCCCCATCGGAAGCGAAGAAACCGAACGATCAAACAGCTTCAAAGGAAACGCCCTCGGTCGGCAACAAACGTGGCACTGCGGCGGTGGCGCCAAATGAGAACAAGAAGGAACCGAAATCGTCCGCGGGCTCCACGCGCAGTGCCCGGTATAGTAGTAGCCTCTCACGGACACCTTCTCCCTTCCTGAAACCTCACGAACGCGAAGCGTCAGCTATCGCCACCTCCGGGTCAGGacagcgagaagaaaaaacaaatgcttcGGCATCGGCCGCAAATGCTGCCACTATCGCAGCTGGTTCTAAAAGATCgcaaaaacaaccgaaagcaGCTAGCACCAAGCAAGAGTCAGCAGCCAGTTCGGACAGTgaagacgaggacgacgacgacgatagttccggaagcgagagcgaagactcgagaaaagcgaaaaagaagctTGTTCGcaaggatgaagatgatcgcAGACAGCGTGAGGCTGCCGCAAAGCTGGCCGCCGCAACAGcacgaaaaacagaaaagctcAAGAAACGAAAGGCGGAcgcaaagaagcagcagcagcagcggccaacTAGCAAACGTCgctcatcgtcctcctcttcgtcgagcagtgaggaagaggacgacgaccgTAACGCCAAGGAGGGTAAATCGTCGGACGAGAGCGATGATAGCGATAGGCGGAAATCGAAAAGCAAGGATCGACGTCCACCAAAGAAAGCCCCTCGCAAAGAAGACACATCGAAGAcgggcaccaccacggtggaGGATCATCGGAGCAAATTatcgaccgcgaccgcgacctcGACGAAGGAAAGTGAAGCACCGGCGAGAAAGGTTCACCGTGACAGCGGCTCTAGTTCGCTTGCCGCCGAGTCTCAGCCAGGCAAgaaacgcaaacacaccaccaccacggtcgaGGTCGATGAGGGAAAggcgaagcagaaggaaagcTCCAGCCAACAGCTGTCCTTGAAAGCGAAATCAACTGCCTCCAACAGTGCCAGCTCCGGGGCGAAACCTGTCGCAGCTGGATCGACTGGTGCACTGGCCGAACCCGAGTCGTCCTCCTCGAGCGACTCGACGGAGCGCCATCGCAAGAAGCGTCGCAAGGAGAAGAAACGCCCACGGGACGCTTCGGAGGAGGGCAGTTCGTCCGATTCCGAGTCCGGCAGTAGGCGCAAGAAGCACAAGAAACACCGGAAGCATAGCAAGAAACACAAGAAACACAAGAAGCATAAGAAATCGAGCaaggccggtggtggtggtggcagcagcagcaagtaccGGGGCGgcagctcctcgtcctcgtccgatgatgaggaggagatggCACGCGAAGGGAAGAAACGTGGACAGACACAGTCGGCCcaggcgacgacggcgacgctCGGTGGGCCAGCCATTAACGATGATCTGGAGCGTCAGTTGCGTGAACGGGCGCTCAAATCGATGAAGaaacagcagagcagcaccTCCGACTGA
- the LOC126578211 gene encoding trypsin-7-like, whose translation MLKFAFVVALLIGSCFASWEEELYLTKRRLPRGLVPPVAQPTVGNGRIVGGTEVNIADFPYALSLRQNGAHICGASVISANYALSAAHCTFPLPAVSTISLRGGSSDRTTGGIVFQAAQIINHPDYSDTTLDFDVCLIRITTSFVGPNIAPATLAPEGTDYPAGTRTVVSGWGLTSPISPLPINLMAVELPLISQESCRSTWGALGVTDNMICASEPGRDACNGDSGGPLTNNGRQIGIVSWGSPLCLGNLPGVYARVAAPGIRSFIRDIVGV comes from the exons ATGCTAAAGTTCGCGTTCGTCGTAGCCCTGCTGATCGGTAGCTGCTTCGCCAGCTGGGAGGAAGAGCTGTACCTTACGAAGCGTCGCCTTCCTCGTGGTCTAGTGCCACCCGTTGCTCAACCTACCGTTGGCAATGGTCGCATCGTCGGTGGGACGGAGGTTAATATCGCCGACTTCCCGTACGCACTGTCGCTGCGCCAGAATGGTGCCCACATCTGTGGTGCCTCGGTGATCTCGGCCAACTACGCTCTTTCCGCTGCCCACTGTACCTTCCCTCTGCCAGCGGTGTCCACG ATTTCGCTGCGTGGTGGCAGTAGCGATAGGACGACTGGCGGTATCGTGTTCCAGGCGGCCCAAATCATCAACCACCCAGACTACTCCGACACTACGCTGGACTTTGACGTGTGCCTCATCCGTATCACGACTTCGTTCGTTGGCCCCAACATCGCCCCGGCCACGCTGGCCCCAGAGGGTACGGATTATCCGGCCGGAACGCGTACGGTGGTGTCTGGCTGGGGTCTAACCAGCCCCATCAGCCCACTGCCGATCAATCTGATGGCGGTCGAGCTGCCGCTTATCTCGCAGGAAAGTTGCCGCAGTACCTGGGGTGCGCTTGGCGTCACTGATAA CATGATCTGTGCCAGCGAACCGGGACGCGATGCGTGCAATGGTGACAGTGGTGGTCCGCTCACCAACAACGGCCGCCAGATCGGTATCGTATCTTGGGGATCGCCCCTGTGCCTCGGTAATCTGCCGGGTGTGTATGCTCGCGTCGCTGCCCCAGGCATTCGCTCCTTCATCCGTGATATTGTCGGTGTTTAG
- the LOC126578207 gene encoding paternally-expressed gene 3 protein has translation MKLFATIAFVACLAASNLASPAPDCPPSAHVHAGYSYEAPSVQLSVGKAINSVSVTPGFSSYSVDGDVKYASVGPSYSSYEASPAYSAYGSSEADLKLTSYVPAVKTVAAAPAVTYAKTADVVYADKSPAATFASVVPSGISYSKTIATAAAPAYVSGSVSKVYSSAPATTYVSKEYLPATVKTSEVSYVAQPAVSKYVSGPAVASYVSSPAVSYTSSAAVPVAKVASYAAPVAKVATYAAAPAVAYAPAVAKVAAYAPAATYASYSPAVKVASYAPATTYSSYSPAVKVASYAPAATYASYSPATTYSSYAPAAKIASYSPAVTGYAAYAPAAKVAYAAPAASYASSYATTSKLAYAAPAVTKTVVSAAPAVATYSYAAPAVTKYAATPAVASYSYAAPAVTKYAAGPAVTSYSYAAPAVTKYAAGPAVASYSYAAPTVTKYAAAPAVSTAYVSSPTVTKYSTGAAVSGYVAPYSAAAYAPAVSKYVSTPAVSSYYATPAVSKVVATPAVSSYYATPAVSKVVSSPASYASYASVPATYSAGYVAAPAVAKVATSYGPAVATYSSGAAVSGYSHGSDYSSYSVSPAVSKVVATPAVAAYSAGPAYSSYSVAPAISKVVATPAVATYSAVPAVSKVYSTPAVAAYSAGPAYSAYSAGPAVSKVYSTPAVAAYSAGPAYSGYSAGPAITNYGTSSGAIAGYATTGSSHGYYATGPVVSSAHYGGLRYAAAAPALTTAYTAPATVVKTVAPTVVKTVAEKYVEHYDDNARYAFEYGVNDPLTGDIKHQKEERDGDVVRGQYSLVEPDGNVRTVDYYADWATGFHATVTNSRDQVHATKVLGKRDTVKA, from the exons ATGAAG CTGTTCGCTACAATCGCCTTTGTGGCATGCCTTGCGGCATCGAACCTAGCGAGCCCAGCCCCGGACTGTCCACCGAGCGCCCATGTTCACGCAGGATACTCCTACGAAGCGCCCTCCGTCCAGTTGTCGGTCGGTAAGGCCATCAACTCGGTGAGCGTGACGCCCGGTTTCTCCTCGTACTCGGTCGATGGTGACGTGAAGTACGCCTCGGTTGGACCCTCGTACAGCTCGTACGAAGCTTCGCCAGCCTACAGCGCGTACGGTTCGTCGGAAGCCGACCTCAAGCTGACCAGCTACGTGCCGGCAGTGAAGACGGTGGCGGCCGCTCCCGCCGTTACCTACGCCAAGACGGCCGATGTCGTCTACGCGGACAAATCACCGGCTGCCACCTTTGCCTCGGTCGTACCATCGGGCATCAGCTACAGCAAGACGATCGCGACCGCGGCCGCACCAGCCTACGTCTCCGGATCGGTCAGCAAGGTGTACAGCAGCGCACCGGCGACCACTTACGTCTCGAAGGAGTACCTTCCGGCCACCGTCAAGACCAGTGAGGTGTCGTACGTGGCTCAGCCCGCAGTCAGCAAGTACGTTTCGGGTCCGGCCGTCGCCTCGTACGTCTCGAGCCCAGCGGTCAGCTACACGTCGTCCGCTGCCGTTCCCGTGGCCAAGGTTGCCAGCTATGCCGCTCCGGTGGCCAAGGTCGCCACTTATGCGGCTGCCCCGGCCGTTGCCTATGCTCCGGCGGTTGCCAAGGTTGCCGCTTACGCTCCAGCCGCTACCTACGCCAGCTACAGTCCGGCCGTGAAAGTAGCCTCCTATGCGCCAGCGACTACCTACTCGAGCTACAGTCCCGCTGTCAAGGTTGCCTCGTACGCTCCGGCGGCCACCTATGCCAGCTACAGTCCGGCCACTACCTACTCCAGCTACGCACCGGCCGCCAAGATTGCCTCGTACAGCCCGGCCGTCACCGGTTATGCTGCCTATGCTCCGGCTGCTAAGGTTGCCTATGCTGCCCCGGCTGCCAGCTATGCCAGCTCTTATGCTACCACCTCCAAGCTGGCTTATGCCGCTCCAGCTGTTACCAAGACTGTCGTGTCGGCCGCTCCGGCTGTCGCCACCTACTCCtatgctgctccggctgtTACCAAGTACGCCGCTACGCCAGCAGTGGCCTCGTACTCTTATGCTGCTCCGGCCGTCACCAAATACGCCGCTGGTCCAGCTGTCACGTCTTACTCTTATGCTGCTCCGGCCGTCACTAAGTACGCCGCTGGTCCAGCGGTGGCCTCGTACTCGTATGCCGCCCCGACTGTCACCAAGTACGCCGCTGCTCCGGCTGTATCGACGGCCTATGTGTCCAGCCCAACCGTCACCAAGTACAGCACCGGTGCCGCTGTGAGTGGTTACGTTGCGCCTTACTCCGCTGCCGCCTATGCTCCAGCCGTCAGCAAGTACGTGTCGACTCCGGCCGTATCCTCGTACTATGCTACCCCGGCTGTCTCCAAGGTTGTGGCCACACCCGCCGTATCGTCGTACTATGCCACACCGGCCGTCTCCAAGGTCGTTTCGTCTCCAGCTAGCTATGCATCGTACGCTAGTGTACCGGCCACATACTCCGCAGGATACGTAGCAGCCCCGGCCGTTGCTAAGGTAGCCACCAGCTATGGACCAGCCGTCGCTACGTACAGCTCGGGTGCCGCCGTGTCCGGTTACAGCCACGGATCGGACTACTCGTCCTACTCGGTATCGCCAGCCGTCTCTAAGGTGGTCGCTACTCCGGCCGTCGCTGCGTACAGCGCTGGACCAGCCTATTCCTCGTACTCGGTCGCCCCGGCCATCTCGAAGGTCGTTGCCACACCCGCCGTTGCCACGTACAGTGCAGTTCCGGCCGTGTCCAAGGTTTACTCGACTCCTGCCGTCGCAGCGTACAGTGCTGGCCCAGCCTACTCGGCTTACTCTGCTGGCCCAGCCGTTTCCAAGGTGTACTCGACCCCTGCCGTCGCAGCGTACAGTGCCGGCCCAGCCTACTCCGGTTACTCCGCTGGCCCTGCGATCACCAACTACGGTACGAGCTCGGGTGCCATCGCTGGCTACGCCACGACTGGCTCGTCGCACGGATACTACGCCACTGGTCCGGTCGTGAGCAGTGCTCACTATGGTGGACTCCGTtatgcggctgctgctccggcccTTACCACTGCCTACACtgcaccggccaccgtcgtcaaGACCGTTGCTCCGACCGTCGTTAAGACGGTTGCCGAGAAGTACGTCGAACACTAC GACGATAACGCACGTTATGCCTTCGAGTACGGCGTCAACGATCCGCTGACCGGTGACATTAAGCACCAGAAGGAGGAACGTGACGGTGATGTTGTGCGCGGTCAGTACTCGCTGGTGGAGCCGGACGGTAATGTGCGCACCGTCGACTACTACGCCGACTGGGCCACCGGATTCCATGCCACCGTGACCAACAGCCGGGATCAGGTGCACGCCACCAAGGTGCTCGGCAAGCGTGACACTGTGAAGGCGTAA
- the LOC126578213 gene encoding uncharacterized protein LOC126578213 — translation MEQRWICYLAQLVTLLLIPAQLVSSSTATSGHRLWSDGPSASGARSGTEKCSSSGNLKYLSGDALTDSPNCIGPNNAPYPASMVARTFSNWAPGGSSRRGRMSQLPTLDPKITQRALLQAYGDANEAADLETARTRYSRSLDSTQCRDTPSRLCKTRYNTTAPMYGVSLTSGQPVTIVQKFPDLLQQVVFEVCESSECDVVRGECTQTYVPYLFLVIPLGPVTLTGQDYVLVESGCVCKPKYATDKPREAGGNFIP, via the exons CTGGTGACACTACTGCTCATTCCCGCACAGTTAGTCAGCtcgtccaccgccaccagtggCCATAGGCTGTGGTCCGATGGTCCGTCAGCGTCAGGTGCCAGGTCAGGCACCGAGAAGTGCTCGAGCAGCGGTAACCTGAAGTATCTGTCCGGTGATGCGCTCACCGACAGCCCGAACTGCATCGGACCGAACAATGCACCGTACCCGGCCAGCATGGTTGCCCGGACGTTCTCCAACTGGGCACCGGGTGGTTCGTCACGCCGTGGCCGCATGAGCCAGCTGCCGACGCTCGATCCCAAGATTACCCAGCGGGCCCTGCTACAGGCGTACGGTGATGCCAATGAGGCCGCCGACCTCGAGACGGCCCGGACACGATACA GTCGCTCGTTGGACAGTACCCAGTGCCGGGATACGCCGTCGCGGCTCTGCAAGACGCGCTACAACACGACGGCCCCGATGTACGGCGTCAGTCTCACTTCCGGCCAGCCGGTCACGATCGTGCAGAAGTTCCCCGATCTGTTGCAGCAAGTCGTCTTCGAGGTGTGCGA ATCGTCCGAGTGTGATGTTGTGCGAGGCGAGTGCACGCAAACGTACGTCCCGTATCTGTTTCTGGTGATCCCGCTGGGGCCGGTTACCCTGACCGGGCAGGACTACGTGCTGGTCGAGAGTGGTTGCGTCTGCAAGCCAAAGTATGCCACCGATAAGCCACGGGAAGCCGGTGGTAACTTTATCCCCTAG